Proteins encoded within one genomic window of Formosa agariphila KMM 3901:
- a CDS encoding polysaccharide biosynthesis protein — protein sequence MNKINNFLLKLSKRYASKWLVLAFDLVLVAITFFLAYIIRYNFNIDFNIDTFLKQIPFVLVTAAISFIAVNTHKGVVRFTGVRDVINIIVGINLLATLLIIITYLSRKYNYDTLFDIPGSIIYIHLLLNVFFLIGAKFFIRSIYHSIKSDDLFKGNKDHVILIYGAGTSGMVTYDAITNDSNSTIEVFGFLDDNIKKIGKKINLLQVYDPKVITTDFLEKHNIDEIIISIQDISSERLLEITKDFLSKSIKVKITPPVQQWIDGDLQVSQIKDVNIEDLLGREPINIVNPLLTGEYNDKVILVSGAAGSIGSEIARKLTKFSYKKLILIDVAESPLYELQQEFIQKKVPDFEVIIIDVRNEVRMNQIFTKLQPQVIFHAAAYKHVPLMENNPYEAVSVNISGTINISNLAVKYGVDKFVMISTDKAVNPTNVMGATKRIAELYISCLNNTGKTKFIITRFGNVLGSNGSVIPLFKKQIEKGGPLTVTHKDITRYFMTIPEACSLVLEAAAMGNGGEIYVFDMGQSVKIFDLAINMITLSGLKYPNDIDIKITGLRPGEKIYEELLANGENTKPTYHEKIMIAKSKQINTQIISQKIIELHKNNLNCQTLETVSKIKEIVPEYISNNSKFEVLDSKTN from the coding sequence TTGAATAAAATAAACAATTTCCTTTTAAAATTATCTAAAAGATATGCTTCTAAATGGTTGGTTTTAGCCTTTGACCTAGTTTTAGTTGCTATAACCTTCTTTTTGGCATATATAATTAGGTATAATTTTAATATCGATTTTAATATAGATACCTTTTTAAAACAAATCCCTTTTGTGCTAGTTACTGCTGCTATAAGTTTTATTGCAGTAAATACACATAAAGGTGTTGTGCGATTTACAGGAGTAAGGGATGTTATTAATATTATTGTCGGGATTAATTTATTGGCCACATTGCTAATAATTATAACATATTTAAGTCGGAAATATAATTATGATACTTTATTTGATATTCCTGGATCTATAATTTATATCCATTTATTACTGAATGTCTTTTTCTTGATTGGAGCTAAATTTTTCATTAGATCCATTTACCATAGCATCAAATCAGATGACCTATTTAAAGGTAATAAAGATCATGTGATATTAATTTATGGTGCTGGAACTTCAGGAATGGTTACTTATGATGCCATTACGAATGACTCTAATAGTACTATTGAAGTTTTTGGTTTTTTAGATGATAATATTAAAAAAATTGGAAAGAAAATAAATCTCCTTCAGGTTTATGATCCAAAAGTAATTACTACAGACTTTCTTGAGAAACATAATATCGATGAGATTATTATTTCAATTCAAGATATTAGTTCAGAGCGTTTATTAGAAATTACTAAAGACTTTCTATCCAAATCGATAAAAGTTAAAATCACTCCACCTGTTCAACAATGGATTGATGGAGACCTCCAAGTTAGTCAAATTAAAGACGTAAATATTGAAGATTTACTTGGACGTGAACCTATAAATATTGTGAACCCTTTACTTACAGGAGAATATAATGATAAAGTAATCTTAGTCTCTGGAGCAGCTGGTTCTATAGGAAGTGAAATAGCTAGAAAACTAACAAAATTTAGTTATAAGAAACTTATACTTATTGACGTTGCAGAGTCTCCGTTATATGAACTTCAACAAGAATTTATTCAAAAAAAAGTACCAGATTTTGAAGTCATTATTATAGACGTTAGGAATGAAGTAAGGATGAATCAGATTTTTACAAAGTTACAGCCACAAGTTATTTTCCATGCTGCAGCTTACAAGCATGTACCGCTTATGGAAAACAATCCGTATGAAGCTGTAAGTGTAAATATTAGTGGAACTATAAACATCTCTAATCTAGCTGTTAAATATGGTGTAGATAAATTTGTAATGATATCTACAGATAAAGCCGTTAATCCTACTAATGTTATGGGGGCTACTAAACGCATTGCAGAACTCTATATTAGTTGCCTTAATAATACTGGTAAAACTAAATTTATTATTACCCGATTTGGGAATGTATTAGGTTCCAACGGATCAGTTATACCATTATTTAAAAAACAAATTGAAAAAGGAGGACCTTTAACAGTTACCCATAAAGATATTACGCGATATTTTATGACTATTCCAGAAGCGTGTTCTTTAGTTTTAGAAGCTGCAGCTATGGGGAATGGAGGAGAAATATATGTTTTTGATATGGGACAATCAGTTAAAATATTTGATTTAGCAATTAACATGATAACCCTTTCTGGCTTAAAATACCCTAATGATATAGATATAAAAATTACGGGACTAAGACCTGGAGAGAAAATTTATGAAGAATTATTAGCCAACGGGGAAAATACTAAGCCTACATATCATGAAAAAATTATGATTGCTAAATCAAAACAAATTAATACTCAAATCATTTCTCAAAAAATTATTGAATTACATAAAAATAATCTTAATTGTCAAACCCTAGAAACCGTATCTAAAATAAAGGAAATAGTTCCTGAGTACATTTCAAATAATTCTAAATTTGAAGTTTTAGATAGTAAAACGAATTAA
- a CDS encoding DegT/DnrJ/EryC1/StrS family aminotransferase, giving the protein MNSKIWLSSPHMGGHELDFIHDAFSTNWIAPLGPNVTGFEEDLKLFLKENKHIAAVSSGTAALHLALILLGVEQGDEIICQSKTFSASANPIVYQGATPVFVDSERDTWNMCPIELEHAIKDRISKGKKPKAIIAVHLYGMPYKKDEINAIASHYNIPIVEDSAEALGSLYKGQKCGTLADYSILSFNGNKIITTSGGGALVCPTEEDKSKSIFLATQAKDQGVAYIHSKIGYNYRMSNIVAGIGRGQMMVLEDHVNKRRANYDYYVSKLSKIKGISFLDEPEGFYSNRWLTCILLDSNKDQEGLRLFLEKDNIETRPLWKPMHQQPIFKDAPSYLNGVSDDLFERGLCLPSGSNLTLDDLDRIVSLILEYFE; this is encoded by the coding sequence ATGAATTCTAAAATATGGTTATCCTCGCCACATATGGGCGGTCACGAATTAGACTTTATTCATGATGCTTTTTCTACTAACTGGATTGCTCCTTTAGGACCTAATGTTACAGGTTTTGAAGAAGATTTGAAACTGTTTTTAAAAGAAAATAAACATATCGCGGCAGTAAGTTCAGGAACAGCAGCTTTACATTTAGCCTTAATTTTACTGGGGGTAGAGCAAGGAGATGAAATAATCTGTCAATCTAAGACTTTTTCGGCATCAGCAAACCCCATTGTTTATCAAGGTGCAACTCCTGTATTTGTAGATAGTGAAAGAGATACATGGAATATGTGCCCGATTGAATTAGAACACGCAATAAAAGACCGGATTTCAAAGGGTAAAAAACCTAAAGCGATTATTGCTGTTCATTTATATGGTATGCCTTATAAAAAGGATGAAATTAATGCTATCGCTTCACATTATAACATACCAATTGTTGAAGATAGCGCCGAGGCATTAGGGAGTCTTTACAAAGGACAAAAATGTGGGACTTTGGCAGACTACTCAATACTGTCCTTTAATGGTAATAAAATTATTACAACTTCGGGTGGAGGCGCATTAGTTTGCCCGACTGAAGAAGATAAAAGTAAATCCATTTTTTTAGCAACTCAAGCTAAAGATCAAGGTGTCGCTTATATACATTCTAAAATCGGATATAATTACAGAATGTCAAATATTGTAGCAGGTATTGGAAGAGGACAGATGATGGTTTTGGAAGACCATGTCAATAAAAGACGTGCCAATTATGACTATTATGTTTCTAAACTAAGTAAAATTAAAGGTATTTCTTTTTTAGATGAGCCAGAAGGGTTTTACTCCAATAGGTGGTTAACGTGTATCTTATTAGATAGTAATAAAGATCAAGAAGGTCTGAGATTATTTTTAGAAAAAGATAATATAGAAACTAGACCGTTATGGAAACCTATGCACCAACAACCTATTTTTAAAGATGCACCTAGTTATTTAAATGGTGTTTCTGATGATTTGTTTGAGAGAGGCTTATGTTTGCCTAGTGGTTCTAATTTAACTTTAGACGATTTAGATAGAATTGTTTCATTAATTTTAGAATATTTTGAATAA
- a CDS encoding SDR family oxidoreductase, translated as MANNILESFSLKGKKAIIVGGAGDLGMAMVEAVSQAGAQSVIIDFDERVFDICENFKNDGLDVSPIKADISNIEEIKDSYAKALDILGGTIDILINSAGIQRRYPSEDFPDEEWQKVMAVNLDAVFYFCKYAGNTMLKNGGGKIINVASIISFLGGITIPAYAASKGGVAQLTKALSNDWSSKGICVNAIAPGYMDTQLNTALINDKIRTEEVFNRVPMKRWGTGDDLKGLTVLLASSASDYMTGCVIPVDGGYLVR; from the coding sequence ATGGCGAATAATATTTTAGAATCGTTCAGTTTAAAAGGTAAAAAAGCAATTATTGTAGGAGGTGCAGGAGATTTAGGGATGGCGATGGTTGAAGCGGTATCTCAGGCAGGTGCTCAAAGTGTTATCATCGACTTTGATGAAAGAGTGTTTGATATCTGTGAGAATTTTAAAAATGATGGACTGGATGTAAGTCCAATAAAAGCTGATATAAGTAATATTGAAGAAATAAAAGATTCTTATGCTAAAGCTTTAGATATATTAGGAGGTACTATTGATATCTTAATTAATTCGGCAGGTATCCAAAGACGATATCCTAGTGAAGATTTTCCAGATGAAGAATGGCAAAAAGTAATGGCAGTAAATTTAGATGCTGTTTTCTATTTCTGTAAATACGCAGGTAATACCATGTTAAAAAACGGTGGAGGTAAAATTATTAATGTAGCGTCTATAATTAGTTTTTTAGGAGGGATAACCATTCCTGCCTACGCGGCTTCAAAAGGAGGAGTTGCTCAATTAACTAAAGCTTTATCTAACGACTGGTCTTCTAAAGGCATTTGTGTAAATGCTATTGCCCCTGGGTATATGGATACACAGTTAAATACAGCTTTAATAAACGATAAAATAAGAACAGAGGAAGTATTTAACAGAGTGCCAATGAAAAGATGGGGAACTGGAGATGATTTAAAAGGATTAACGGTATTGTTAGCTTCATCTGCAAGTGATTACATGACGGGATGTGTTATACCTGTTGATGGAGGATATTTGGTAAGGTAA
- a CDS encoding ATP-binding protein, translated as MQKKLIILGGNPETGVLVDVAESMGVYTIVIDPNPNAPAKKMASESYDIDGFDVDNIVRIAKERKVDGVLVGVADILVKPYREICEKLDFPCYATEKAVEAFCSKDGFKRYCEKYNIQDIPGIYLTKGSEIKKPDHISYPLIVKPVDSGGGVGVKICRTEEEYIETVETAFKHSKKGVVLVEKYMDTNCDDLAVYYTFRNGIPYLSATFDRQLTRLQGDSTPIALGTKYPSRFTEQFVQKVHPKLCKMFEGLEIQAGVLCIQFFVENGEFYIYDPGFRLQGEAPHIHLAHINGFDHRKMLINYAFTGVLGEDDFSEKNDYTFKGKSACSVWVLLKEGKIDKIKGLDEMKAHDNIHFVVERFKEGDEVKKEFIGTERQILFRIYTAGDSISEINQTIEDLQNILEITDSHGNDMVLEWVKPWEAKNYSFN; from the coding sequence ATGCAAAAAAAATTAATAATACTAGGTGGTAATCCTGAAACAGGGGTCTTAGTAGATGTTGCTGAATCCATGGGGGTTTATACCATTGTAATTGACCCGAATCCAAATGCTCCAGCAAAAAAGATGGCTTCGGAAAGTTATGATATCGATGGTTTTGATGTTGATAACATTGTACGTATTGCGAAAGAAAGAAAAGTAGATGGCGTTTTAGTTGGAGTCGCTGACATTCTAGTAAAACCGTATAGAGAAATTTGTGAGAAACTTGATTTTCCATGTTATGCTACCGAGAAAGCAGTAGAAGCTTTTTGTAGTAAGGATGGATTTAAACGTTATTGTGAAAAGTACAACATCCAAGATATTCCAGGTATATACTTAACCAAAGGTTCTGAAATTAAAAAGCCGGATCATATTAGTTACCCTTTAATTGTTAAGCCTGTAGATAGCGGTGGAGGAGTTGGTGTTAAGATTTGTAGAACCGAGGAAGAATATATTGAAACAGTAGAAACAGCCTTTAAACATTCTAAAAAAGGTGTTGTATTGGTAGAAAAGTATATGGATACTAACTGCGATGACTTGGCTGTTTATTATACATTTAGAAATGGTATTCCATATCTTTCAGCTACTTTCGATAGGCAACTTACAAGATTGCAAGGCGATTCAACTCCTATAGCTTTAGGGACTAAATATCCTTCAAGATTTACCGAACAGTTTGTACAAAAAGTTCATCCTAAATTATGTAAAATGTTTGAGGGGTTAGAAATTCAAGCTGGCGTACTTTGTATTCAATTCTTTGTTGAAAATGGTGAGTTCTATATCTATGACCCGGGATTTAGGCTTCAAGGAGAAGCTCCTCACATTCATCTTGCTCATATTAATGGATTTGATCATCGAAAAATGTTAATAAATTATGCGTTTACAGGTGTTTTAGGAGAGGATGATTTTTCAGAAAAAAATGATTATACATTTAAAGGTAAATCTGCTTGTTCTGTATGGGTACTTCTAAAAGAAGGTAAAATTGATAAAATCAAAGGACTAGATGAAATGAAAGCACACGACAACATACATTTTGTTGTAGAACGTTTTAAAGAAGGAGATGAAGTTAAGAAAGAATTTATAGGAACAGAAAGACAGATACTATTTAGAATTTATACTGCAGGGGATTCAATTTCGGAGATTAATCAAACTATTGAAGATTTACAGAACATATTGGAAATTACAGATAGCCATGGAAACGACATGGTTTTAGAGTGGGTAAAACCTTGGGAAGCTAAAAATTATAGTTTTAATTAA
- the rfbF gene encoding glucose-1-phosphate cytidylyltransferase, protein MKVLLLAGGLGTRISEETHLKPKPMVEIGGRPILWHIMKMYSHYGFNDFVVLLGYKGYVIKEFFANYFLHQSDITVDLEENKITIHDNKSEPWKITLLDTGMHSMTGGRVLRARKYIGDEPFMLTYGDGVSDVNIKELAEYHKSHSGCITMTSVQPDGRFGALKMDGDRISEFLEKPKGDGGWINGGFFVCDPKVLDYLDGDATVFEKEPLERMAEDKELYAFKHTGFWKPMDTLRDKNQLEEMLANNKAKWKTW, encoded by the coding sequence ATGAAAGTTTTATTATTAGCCGGTGGGCTTGGAACACGTATTTCTGAAGAAACACATTTAAAGCCTAAACCTATGGTTGAAATTGGAGGAAGACCAATTTTATGGCACATCATGAAAATGTACTCTCATTATGGTTTTAATGATTTTGTTGTCTTGTTAGGATACAAGGGGTATGTCATCAAAGAATTTTTTGCAAACTACTTTTTACACCAGTCCGATATTACGGTGGATTTAGAAGAAAATAAGATAACTATTCATGATAATAAATCAGAACCTTGGAAAATTACTTTATTAGATACTGGTATGCATAGTATGACTGGAGGTAGGGTACTGAGAGCTCGTAAATATATTGGTGACGAACCATTCATGCTTACTTATGGAGATGGAGTGTCTGATGTTAATATTAAAGAGTTAGCAGAATACCATAAAAGTCATTCTGGTTGTATAACAATGACTTCTGTTCAGCCTGATGGAAGATTTGGTGCACTTAAAATGGACGGAGACCGTATTAGTGAGTTTTTAGAAAAACCAAAAGGAGATGGCGGTTGGATTAATGGAGGTTTCTTTGTTTGCGATCCTAAAGTTTTAGATTATTTAGACGGAGATGCTACCGTTTTTGAAAAGGAACCACTAGAAAGGATGGCAGAAGACAAAGAACTCTACGCGTTTAAACACACTGGTTTTTGGAAACCTATGGACACACTTAGAGATAAAAATCAACTTGAAGAAATGTTAGCAAATAATAAAGCAAAATGGAAAACGTGGTAG
- the rfbG gene encoding CDP-glucose 4,6-dehydratase — protein MENVVAYDGFFKGKKVFLTGHTGFKGSWMTLLLQSLGADVTGYALSPDQKQNLFDYTGLDKKMNSHIGNVKDFSVLQDAMIKANPDIVIHMAAQPLVIESYKNPINTYETNVMGTVNVLEAVRQLPNVDVCLNITTDKVYKNNEWLWGYRETDTLGGHDPYSNSKACSEFVTQSYRDSFFTKSNTLIATARAGNVIGGGDWAENRLVPDFIKAIQAGEEVIIRSPKAVRPWQHVLDCLGGYLHLIWQLSSNRELATSYNFGPENDNIRTVESLISKVCKSWGETASYKIEGNDTFHEAGLLRLDISRARQELGWEPKWGMEKTVSQIVSWYKAFSEGEDALELCNTQIDEFLLQ, from the coding sequence ATGGAAAACGTGGTAGCATACGATGGTTTTTTCAAGGGAAAAAAAGTTTTCTTAACTGGACATACCGGTTTTAAAGGGTCTTGGATGACTCTCTTATTACAGTCGCTTGGAGCAGATGTAACAGGTTACGCACTTTCTCCGGATCAGAAGCAAAATTTATTCGATTATACAGGTTTAGACAAAAAAATGAATTCTCATATAGGGAATGTTAAAGATTTTTCTGTTTTACAAGATGCTATGATAAAAGCAAATCCCGATATAGTTATTCATATGGCGGCTCAACCTTTGGTTATTGAATCTTATAAAAACCCTATAAATACCTACGAAACAAATGTAATGGGAACGGTGAATGTGCTTGAAGCAGTTCGTCAATTACCAAATGTAGATGTCTGTCTTAATATCACTACAGATAAAGTTTATAAAAATAACGAGTGGCTTTGGGGATATAGAGAAACCGATACTTTGGGTGGGCACGATCCTTATTCTAATAGTAAGGCTTGTTCAGAATTTGTAACGCAATCGTATCGAGATTCATTTTTCACAAAGTCTAATACACTAATTGCTACCGCAAGAGCTGGAAATGTTATTGGCGGAGGTGATTGGGCAGAAAACAGATTAGTTCCTGATTTCATCAAAGCAATACAAGCGGGAGAAGAAGTAATAATTAGAAGTCCTAAAGCTGTGAGACCTTGGCAACATGTTCTTGATTGTCTTGGTGGATACCTTCATCTTATATGGCAATTATCATCAAATAGAGAATTAGCAACGAGTTATAATTTTGGTCCAGAAAATGATAATATTAGAACCGTAGAATCTCTTATTAGTAAAGTTTGTAAATCGTGGGGAGAAACTGCTTCTTATAAAATTGAAGGGAACGACACGTTTCATGAAGCCGGCTTACTAAGACTTGATATTTCTAGAGCGAGACAAGAACTAGGATGGGAACCTAAATGGGGTATGGAAAAAACGGTATCACAAATTGTCTCTTGGTATAAAGCTTTCTCCGAAGGTGAAGATGCTTTAGAACTTTGCAACACACAAATAGATGAATTCCTTTTACAATAA
- a CDS encoding NAD-dependent epimerase/dehydratase family protein, which translates to MLDDMVKQTIFITGADGFLGHHLVQQLTNTYNIIGLVRSPEKLKRLKVGQITLYSTSEPLENVFEEHQPIGIVHTATKYGRTGESVPRLLDVNVDLPAHLLELSQKYKTQIFINIGSFITQGKGYNYLQDYALSKKQCSQWLELIANKTDSCKVVDFNLYHPYGPGDADSKFVSQMVKAIKEKNLFIDLTPGEQKRDFIYVGDVAAAIAVTLKRFVDLEHVYTQTDLGTGSSYSLRDFLETLKLVAGNTETELKFGALPYRENEIMEAKATPSVLNSWGWKPSYTMNQGLAETIAKY; encoded by the coding sequence ATGCTTGATGATATGGTGAAGCAAACCATTTTTATTACTGGAGCCGATGGTTTTTTAGGCCATCATCTAGTACAACAATTAACCAATACCTATAACATCATCGGTCTAGTAAGATCGCCAGAAAAACTTAAGCGTTTAAAGGTTGGGCAGATAACTTTATATAGTACCTCTGAACCTTTAGAAAATGTTTTTGAAGAACACCAACCAATTGGCATTGTACATACAGCAACAAAATATGGCAGAACAGGAGAATCTGTTCCGCGTTTACTAGATGTAAATGTAGATTTACCTGCACATTTATTAGAGTTATCTCAAAAATACAAAACTCAGATCTTTATAAATATTGGTAGTTTTATAACCCAAGGAAAAGGTTATAATTACTTACAAGACTATGCCCTTTCTAAAAAACAGTGCAGTCAATGGCTTGAGTTGATAGCAAATAAAACGGATTCATGTAAGGTGGTCGACTTTAACCTGTACCATCCTTATGGGCCTGGAGATGCCGATAGTAAATTTGTAAGCCAAATGGTTAAGGCTATTAAAGAGAAAAATCTTTTTATTGATTTAACTCCTGGAGAACAAAAGAGAGATTTTATTTATGTGGGCGATGTTGCCGCTGCAATTGCTGTAACTTTAAAACGCTTTGTAGATTTAGAACACGTATATACTCAAACAGATTTAGGTACAGGTTCTTCTTATTCATTACGTGATTTTCTTGAAACCTTAAAATTAGTGGCTGGTAATACTGAAACAGAACTGAAGTTTGGAGCTTTACCATATCGTGAAAATGAGATTATGGAAGCAAAAGCAACGCCTAGTGTGTTAAATTCTTGGGGATGGAAACCTAGTTATACCATGAATCAAGGGCTTGCAGAAACTATAGCAAAGTATTAG
- a CDS encoding glycosyltransferase family 2 protein, producing the protein MNEISISVIVPIYKIEAYLPKCIESILDQSFTDYELILVDNGSPDKCPEICDEYAKKDDRIKVIHKEHGQLLSGRKEGLRNAKGKYVAYIDGDDWVDKFYLDILYKLAEVNNSDLVATAHFREFDGKIETVRPLLTGVFNEEEIKNSILPKAMYNGVFCKHELATYVWSKLFKRELLNKILFDVPGEIVMGEDAAITYPYLSISKKLTISKIPLYYYRQRNDSILKSIKNTTVEFYRLGLLKTFLEEKLSPFLTKENLNTQILYYLYSSILVRSGGLIHDKSEQVIFNPFLKTKQNSKIVVYSSGSFGQHLLSANSRSNYFDIVKWVDIDHHVMNIGDHYVEPLSSIVNIEFDYLIIATINPTAFNSIKEELQLLGIDCEKIVQINTDETEITKLLTQLGFENTLLN; encoded by the coding sequence ATGAATGAAATTAGCATTAGTGTTATTGTTCCAATTTATAAGATAGAAGCCTATCTTCCTAAATGCATTGAAAGTATTTTAGATCAGTCTTTCACGGATTATGAGCTGATTTTAGTTGATAATGGTAGTCCTGATAAATGTCCTGAGATTTGTGACGAATATGCGAAAAAGGACGACCGAATTAAAGTTATACATAAAGAACATGGTCAACTTTTAAGCGGAAGGAAAGAAGGGCTTAGAAATGCTAAAGGAAAGTATGTCGCATATATAGATGGAGACGATTGGGTTGATAAATTTTATCTTGATATTCTTTATAAACTTGCCGAAGTTAATAATTCCGATCTTGTTGCTACAGCACACTTTAGGGAGTTTGATGGTAAAATTGAAACCGTAAGGCCATTATTGACAGGTGTTTTTAACGAAGAAGAAATTAAAAATTCGATTCTACCTAAAGCCATGTATAACGGTGTGTTTTGTAAACATGAATTGGCGACTTATGTATGGAGTAAATTGTTTAAAAGGGAATTGCTTAATAAAATTTTGTTTGACGTTCCAGGGGAAATAGTCATGGGTGAAGATGCTGCTATTACGTATCCGTATCTGTCAATTTCAAAAAAACTGACTATTAGTAAAATACCATTATATTATTACAGACAACGTAACGATTCTATTTTAAAATCTATAAAAAACACAACAGTTGAGTTTTATAGATTAGGACTATTAAAAACATTTTTAGAAGAAAAATTAAGTCCATTCTTAACTAAAGAAAATCTAAATACACAAATTCTTTATTACCTATATTCTTCCATTTTAGTTAGATCTGGAGGGTTAATTCATGACAAATCTGAACAAGTTATTTTTAATCCGTTTTTAAAAACAAAACAGAACTCTAAGATTGTAGTGTACAGCTCAGGCTCTTTTGGACAACATTTGTTATCTGCGAACAGTAGAAGCAATTATTTTGATATTGTAAAATGGGTAGACATAGACCACCATGTTATGAATATTGGAGACCATTATGTAGAGCCACTTAGTTCTATCGTGAATATAGAGTTCGACTACTTAATAATCGCTACAATTAACCCAACGGCATTTAATTCGATTAAAGAAGAATTACAACTTTTAGGTATTGACTGCGAAAAGATAGTGCAAATTAATACAGATGAAACTGAAATCACGAAACTACTAACTCAATTGGGTTTTGAAAACACTCTTTTAAATTAG
- a CDS encoding SMP-30/gluconolactonase/LRE family protein, producing the protein MNPLPIISDLNSDLLEGPVFDSKESLLYFVSILDFLVFCYNPSTGEVLSVKLDSPVSCVFLLDQKRVMVATKNGFFKVDFNTLQKQLAFQMDIPDFVRYNDGIRDSEGRFIIGTMGFPVIKDHIGKVFSYSEGTYKVIIENTTISNGLVFSQDGFTLYFVDSPTKKVAKYAYNKDTGDVLFLSYVITFMGESIPDGMCMDNEGMLWIAEYGGGCVSRWNPENGQRIEERKLPCPNVTSCCLDNNLNLYVTTAKSNIKDDKYGGRLFYIELN; encoded by the coding sequence ATGAATCCGTTACCTATTATTTCTGACCTCAATTCTGATCTCTTAGAGGGACCTGTGTTCGATAGTAAAGAGAGTCTTCTTTATTTTGTATCTATATTAGATTTTTTGGTTTTTTGTTATAACCCTTCTACAGGTGAAGTTTTAAGTGTAAAGTTAGATTCTCCTGTAAGCTGTGTGTTCTTATTGGATCAAAAAAGAGTAATGGTGGCTACTAAGAATGGTTTTTTTAAAGTCGATTTCAATACATTACAAAAACAATTAGCTTTTCAGATGGATATCCCCGATTTTGTGAGATATAACGATGGAATTAGAGATTCTGAAGGACGGTTTATTATTGGTACAATGGGTTTTCCTGTAATTAAAGATCATATAGGGAAGGTATTTTCGTATTCAGAAGGGACATATAAAGTTATAATTGAAAATACAACAATCTCTAACGGCTTGGTATTTTCACAAGATGGATTTACTCTTTATTTTGTGGATAGTCCTACAAAAAAAGTTGCAAAATACGCTTATAATAAAGATACAGGAGATGTTTTATTCCTGTCTTACGTGATAACATTTATGGGAGAAAGTATTCCAGATGGGATGTGTATGGATAACGAGGGAATGTTATGGATTGCAGAATATGGTGGCGGGTGTGTATCTCGTTGGAATCCTGAAAATGGTCAGAGAATAGAAGAACGAAAATTACCATGTCCAAACGTGACATCTTGTTGTTTAGATAATAATTTAAACTTATATGTAACGACTGCTAAGTCTAATATAAAAGATGATAAGTATGGTGGTAGACTTTTTTATATTGAATTAAATTAA
- a CDS encoding SDR family NAD(P)-dependent oxidoreductase, whose protein sequence is MKTVMILGGTKGVGREILKSCLKKGYNVSFSGRSQEEGNAIMQALESEHKLYFHKLDMTNVQDIEDYYKQTIKRFGRIDTLVLYAGITPVSSLIETDEEVYDSVFNLNLKAAYFLIKHVLKSMMEFKVGSIIFFGSPHMDYGDFDRAPYALTKGALLTLSNHIAHHYAKYGIRSNYLVMGWTNTEGELRLRNEQGMGQDELNDMASDAIPMGRILNTTDYVPAVMYFISDESAMTTGSVLRITGGHYI, encoded by the coding sequence ATGAAAACAGTTATGATTTTAGGTGGGACTAAGGGCGTTGGTCGCGAAATCCTTAAGTCTTGCTTAAAAAAAGGTTACAATGTGTCTTTTAGTGGTAGAAGTCAAGAGGAAGGCAATGCCATCATGCAAGCATTGGAATCTGAACATAAACTTTATTTTCATAAGTTAGATATGACTAATGTTCAGGATATTGAAGATTATTATAAACAGACCATAAAAAGATTCGGTAGAATAGATACATTAGTTTTATATGCAGGAATAACTCCTGTTTCATCTCTTATAGAAACCGATGAGGAGGTATATGACAGTGTTTTTAATCTGAATTTAAAAGCAGCCTATTTCTTAATAAAACACGTATTAAAATCTATGATGGAATTTAAAGTTGGTTCTATCATCTTCTTTGGATCTCCACATATGGATTATGGAGATTTTGATAGAGCTCCTTATGCTCTTACAAAAGGCGCCCTTCTTACACTTTCAAATCATATTGCACATCATTATGCTAAATATGGCATACGCTCTAATTACTTAGTCATGGGATGGACTAACACAGAAGGCGAGCTTCGTTTAAGAAACGAGCAAGGTATGGGGCAGGATGAATTAAATGACATGGCTTCTGATGCAATTCCAATGGGGCGGATTTTAAATACTACAGATTACGTTCCAGCTGTTATGTATTTTATTTCTGATGAATCAGCGATGACGACAGGCTCTGTATTAAGAATAACTGGAGGACATTATATTTAA